A stretch of Calditrichota bacterium DNA encodes these proteins:
- a CDS encoding thioredoxin family protein — MKLREKRGRLVVLGGACERCEQTWANVQQAVRELGSTVEVERIKDEETIYSYGVSATPAIVTVKEQVRAAGRVPSVEVIKEWLKELQ, encoded by the coding sequence ATGAAGCTGCGCGAAAAGCGCGGGCGGCTGGTGGTGCTGGGTGGGGCATGCGAGCGCTGCGAGCAGACCTGGGCCAATGTGCAGCAAGCCGTGCGCGAACTCGGTTCCACGGTTGAGGTGGAACGCATCAAAGACGAGGAAACAATCTACTCGTACGGCGTCTCGGCCACGCCCGCCATCGTCACCGTCAAAGAGCAGGTGCGCGCCGCCGGCAGGGTGCCTTCTGTGGAAGTCATCAAAGAATGGCTCAAGGAGCTGCAGTGA
- a CDS encoding GTP-binding protein, protein MIPTILLTGFLGAGKTTLLNRLVEHYAGRRLVLLVNEFGTIGIDGRLLRKGDYELIELNRGSLFCICVRTDFITEVERIARELRPDLLLIEATGLADTSEMEKMFALPTLRSLVELVACVCLVDCQTFLKLKDVLRAPVSQVQNADLILVNKCDLVGPDQVEQVVASVRELAPRAQLLRTQFAEFPLNVLDKIRRPQSPVSGPLGEGRPDRVFSYTLQAEGDFDRGGWERFVASLGPGLMRMKGFISLDGQRTYVDATMTRISLSATGAADGRNELVIIGQGLHRTEVESAFLGELRGR, encoded by the coding sequence GTGATCCCGACTATTTTGCTCACCGGCTTTCTGGGCGCGGGCAAGACCACCTTGCTCAACCGCCTGGTGGAGCACTATGCGGGCAGGCGGCTGGTGCTGTTAGTCAACGAGTTTGGCACCATCGGCATCGACGGGCGGCTCCTGCGCAAGGGTGACTATGAGCTGATCGAGCTGAACAGGGGCAGCCTCTTCTGCATCTGCGTGCGCACCGACTTTATCACCGAGGTGGAAAGGATTGCGCGCGAGCTGCGCCCAGACCTCTTGCTGATCGAGGCTACGGGCCTTGCCGACACCAGCGAAATGGAGAAGATGTTCGCCCTGCCCACGTTGCGCAGTTTAGTGGAGCTTGTCGCCTGTGTGTGTTTGGTGGACTGCCAGACCTTCTTGAAGCTCAAGGACGTGCTCAGGGCGCCGGTCTCCCAGGTGCAGAACGCCGATCTGATCCTGGTAAACAAGTGCGATCTGGTGGGCCCAGATCAGGTGGAGCAAGTGGTGGCTAGCGTGCGCGAGCTTGCCCCCCGCGCACAGCTTCTGCGCACGCAATTTGCGGAGTTTCCCCTCAACGTGCTGGACAAGATCCGCAGACCCCAATCGCCTGTCAGCGGCCCGCTCGGGGAAGGACGTCCAGATCGCGTCTTTTCATACACCTTGCAGGCGGAGGGGGACTTTGATCGGGGTGGCTGGGAGCGCTTCGTGGCCTCGCTCGGGCCCGGCCTCATGCGCATGAAAGGGTTCATCTCCCTGGATGGACAGCGAACCTACGTCGACGCCACGATGACGCGCATCTCGTTGAGCGCCACCGGAGCGGCAGATGGGCGGAATGAGCTGGTGATTATCGGCCAGGGGCTGCATAGGACAGAGGTTGAGTCTGCGTTTCTTGGCGAACTGCGCGGCAGGTGA